TATCGGACGGATAGAAAGATGACGCAAAGCGAGTTATCTCGTTTAGTCAACGTGTCGAGACAGACGATTAATTCTATTGAGCGTTACAAATTTAATCCGACATTAGTATTGGCACATAAGCTTTCACAAGTATTTGAAGTATCTATAGACGAATTATTTATATTTGAAGATGATGAAAATATAGATGTTTCAGAAATACGACCCAATAAAAAGGAGTAAAAGTTATGACATTAATTATTAAAAATGTTTCAAAAAAGTTTAACGACTTTACTGCAGTACATGATGTTAACTTGGAAGTTCCAAAAAGCACAATGTATGGATTTTTAGGTGGAAACGGTGCAGGTAAAACAACAACATTTCGCATGATTTTAGGTTTATTACCTAAAACAACAGGCGTTGTTACTTTTAATGACGAGCCAATTGACTATTCTATGACGAATAAAATTGGCTATTTACCTGAAGAAAGAGGATTGCATCCAAAACTTAAAGTCTGGGAGCAAGTGCAATATTTAGCAGAATTAAAAGGGATGAAGAAAAAAGACATTGCAACTGAATTAGACTATTGGTTGAAAAGATTTGATGCGTTTGAAAATAAAGAAAAAAAGATTGAAGCATTATCAAAAGGGAACCAGCAAAAAGTTCAATTAATTGCAGCAATCATTCATAAGCCTGAACTATTGATTCTAGATGAACCGTTTAGTGGACTAGATCCAGTAAACGTTGAATTACTAAAATTAGCCGTTAAAGACCTTAAAGAACAAGGTACGA
This portion of the Mammaliicoccus vitulinus genome encodes:
- a CDS encoding helix-turn-helix transcriptional regulator translates to MKNKVYEYRTDRKMTQSELSRLVNVSRQTINSIERYKFNPTLVLAHKLSQVFEVSIDELFIFEDDENIDVSEIRPNKKE
- a CDS encoding ABC transporter ATP-binding protein, with product MTLIIKNVSKKFNDFTAVHDVNLEVPKSTMYGFLGGNGAGKTTTFRMILGLLPKTTGVVTFNDEPIDYSMTNKIGYLPEERGLHPKLKVWEQVQYLAELKGMKKKDIATELDYWLKRFDAFENKEKKIEALSKGNQQKVQLIAAIIHKPELLILDEPFSGLDPVNVELLKLAVKDLKEQGTTIIFSSHRMEHVEELCDYICIMSKGKAIVSGSLDNVKDDFGKKDIFIEGEHDFEFLKDFEGVEDFKMTKKGVKFTISDESYAENIYQNVTKLGYLKRFQVAEPSLNDIFIAKVGEKHE